A portion of the Salinigranum marinum genome contains these proteins:
- a CDS encoding glucose 1-dehydrogenase, with protein sequence MSGVTYGFTDETVVVTGGSSGIGRAIAIAFGRAGATVLNADLRREPKDVDATVSTHDVVSEAGGHGEYVETDVSEPDELAAVVEATREFGGVDVMVNNAGWFHRAPMFGVDVETFERIHGINASGAFFGSQTAAADMIERDAGGCVVNVGSISSTHAQANQVPYDSTKGAIRMITRGAALECAPHGIRVNAVAPGHIATEFGSGAAKKEAAVEAGELVKPIPLDRPGYPDDIADVSVFLASDAASYVTGEMVYVDGGWQVF encoded by the coding sequence ATGAGTGGTGTGACCTACGGCTTCACGGACGAGACTGTCGTCGTCACCGGCGGCAGTTCGGGCATCGGACGGGCGATCGCGATCGCCTTCGGCCGCGCGGGCGCGACCGTCCTGAACGCCGACCTCCGGCGGGAGCCGAAAGACGTGGACGCGACCGTGTCGACCCACGACGTGGTCTCCGAGGCGGGCGGGCACGGCGAGTACGTCGAGACGGACGTCTCCGAGCCCGACGAACTCGCCGCGGTCGTCGAGGCGACCCGGGAGTTCGGCGGCGTCGACGTCATGGTCAACAACGCCGGATGGTTCCACCGCGCACCCATGTTCGGCGTGGACGTGGAGACGTTCGAACGCATCCACGGGATCAACGCCAGCGGGGCGTTCTTCGGGAGCCAGACCGCCGCGGCCGACATGATCGAGCGCGACGCTGGCGGCTGTGTCGTCAACGTCGGCTCGATCAGTTCGACGCACGCACAGGCCAACCAGGTCCCCTACGATTCGACGAAGGGAGCGATCCGGATGATCACGCGCGGTGCGGCACTCGAGTGCGCCCCGCACGGGATCCGGGTCAACGCGGTCGCACCGGGACACATCGCGACCGAGTTCGGCTCCGGTGCCGCGAAGAAGGAGGCGGCGGTCGAGGCTGGCGAACTCGTCAAGCCCATCCCGCTGGACCGACCCGGCTATCCCGACGACATCGCGGACGTGTCGGTGTTCCTCGCGAGCGACGCAGCGAGCTACGTCACCGGCGAGATGGTGTACGTCGACGGGGGCTGGCAGGTGTTCTAG
- a CDS encoding D-2-hydroxyacid dehydrogenase, with amino-acid sequence MPTTPDIVVLREGTEGLSMEPYAETLRERLPDSTVAHARTPRQERDLVPTARIVTGITVDEELLDRAERLELFACTFAGTEHLPMAAFADRGVAVTNAGGIHAPGLAEQALGNMLVFARNLHEGWRRQRNGEWRHFQSGEFTDSTVTVVGLGSIGEALVQRLQGMSVDTIGVRYTPEKGGPTDEVVGFDDDAVHDAFSRSEYVVLACPLTETTRGLVDREALATMRPDAVLVNVARGGLVDTDALVAALRSNGIRGAALDVTDPEPLPGGHPLWDLENCLVTPHTGGHTPKHWDRLAAILARNVERLDAGDPLENRVPVSDSA; translated from the coding sequence ATGCCCACCACGCCCGACATCGTCGTTCTCCGCGAGGGGACCGAAGGACTCTCGATGGAACCGTACGCCGAGACGCTGCGCGAGCGACTGCCCGACTCGACGGTCGCCCACGCGCGAACGCCGCGACAGGAGCGCGACCTCGTTCCGACCGCGCGGATCGTCACGGGCATCACGGTCGACGAGGAACTGCTCGACCGCGCCGAGCGACTCGAACTGTTCGCCTGCACGTTCGCCGGGACGGAGCACCTCCCGATGGCGGCGTTCGCGGACCGCGGGGTGGCCGTCACCAACGCCGGCGGCATCCACGCCCCCGGGCTCGCAGAGCAGGCGCTCGGGAACATGCTCGTCTTCGCCCGGAACCTCCACGAAGGCTGGCGACGCCAGCGAAACGGCGAGTGGCGACACTTCCAGTCCGGCGAGTTCACCGACAGCACCGTCACCGTCGTCGGCCTCGGCTCCATCGGGGAGGCGCTCGTTCAGCGCCTGCAGGGGATGTCGGTGGACACGATCGGCGTCCGGTACACCCCGGAAAAAGGCGGGCCAACCGACGAGGTGGTCGGCTTCGACGACGACGCCGTCCACGACGCGTTCTCACGGAGCGAGTACGTCGTCCTCGCCTGCCCGCTCACCGAGACCACGCGCGGGCTGGTCGACCGCGAGGCGCTCGCGACGATGCGGCCCGACGCGGTCCTCGTCAACGTGGCCCGCGGCGGTCTCGTCGATACGGACGCGCTGGTGGCGGCGTTGCGGTCGAACGGCATCCGCGGTGCGGCCCTCGACGTGACCGATCCCGAACCGCTCCCGGGCGGGCATCCGCTGTGGGATCTGGAGAACTGTCTCGTCACGCCGCATACTGGCGGTCACACGCCGAAACACTGGGATCGTCTCGCGGCGATCCTCGCGCGCAACGTCGAACGACTCGACGCGGGCGACCCGCTCGAAAACCGCGTCCCCGTCTCGGACTCGGCCTGA